In Elusimicrobiota bacterium, one DNA window encodes the following:
- a CDS encoding type II toxin-antitoxin system HicB family antitoxin — MSTQKKKIMEFTVIFEKASEGGYIATVPSLPGCMTQGETFEETEKMAEDAIKCYCESLVKHGEPIPDETEEYVGKIYVPIMVEK; from the coding sequence ATGTCAACCCAAAAAAAGAAAATTATGGAATTTACCGTTATTTTTGAGAAAGCAAGTGAAGGTGGTTATATCGCTACTGTTCCATCACTGCCAGGCTGTATGACACAAGGGGAAACATTTGAAGAAACAGAAAAAATGGCAGAAGATGCAATAAAATGTTATTGTGAAAGTTTGGTAAAGCACGGTGAACCCATACCGGATGAGACAGAAGAATATGTTGGAAAAATCTATGTGCCTATAATGGTCGAAAAATGA
- the truB gene encoding tRNA pseudouridine(55) synthase TruB — MKNVLLINKPSGITSYDVIRILKKKLQPRPKKTGHTGTLDPLASGLLIVLVDDATKDAEKFLALDKQYLVKMQLGVQTDTGDTDGKIVKTCTVPKLTRKKIERVLKKFEGKIKQIPPMYSAIKYKGRKLYEYARAGIKIKIKPRVVEIKKIKLLKYTKETIKLRVDCSKGTYIRKLVEDIAEKLNTCAVVTKLVRTKIGKYSLKKAINVIPQRTQSFKFLILFFSLCPLW; from the coding sequence ATGAAAAATGTTCTTTTAATTAACAAGCCGTCAGGCATTACTTCTTACGATGTAATAAGAATCCTCAAAAAGAAACTTCAGCCACGACCTAAAAAAACAGGACATACAGGCACACTTGACCCGTTAGCATCAGGGCTTCTTATTGTTTTGGTTGATGATGCAACAAAAGATGCTGAAAAATTTTTAGCGTTAGACAAACAATATCTTGTAAAAATGCAGCTTGGAGTTCAGACAGATACAGGTGATACAGATGGCAAAATTGTGAAAACCTGCACGGTACCGAAATTAACCAGAAAAAAAATTGAACGAGTGCTCAAAAAATTTGAAGGAAAAATAAAACAAATTCCACCGATGTATTCAGCAATAAAGTATAAAGGCAGAAAACTTTATGAGTACGCAAGAGCGGGGATAAAAATAAAAATCAAACCACGTGTTGTTGAAATAAAAAAAATAAAACTGCTCAAATATACAAAAGAAACCATTAAATTAAGAGTTGATTGTTCAAAAGGGACTTATATCAGAAAACTGGTTGAGGACATTGCCGAAAAACTTAACACCTGTGCGGTAGTCACTAAACTTGTTAGAACTAAAATCGGGAAATACTCTCTTAAAAAAGCAATTAATGTTATACCACAGAGAACGCAGAGTTTTAAGTTCTTAATTCTGTTTTTTTCTCTGTGCCCTCTGTGGTGA
- a CDS encoding bifunctional riboflavin kinase/FAD synthetase, producing MTTEIIAIGMFDGVHLGHQQVLKTAVNYAKQHKIKSAVLTFDYIPTKNHGNLTTLNEKAKIIRSFDIDKITILQFGKIKNLTPQQFIENYLKNCYGIVVGCDFKFGKDRQGNLQTLKKFCKNVISVKPVKYRNKIVSSTLVKKKLISGNIELSNNLLGRNYTFEGKVIKGSGLGKKLGFPTANLTAKKEKILPEGIFISKVKIGNKKRWGYRAITYIGRKPTLGLSTKTVEIYILGFKQQLYNKKIVVELLSKIRDDKKFPSVKKLAKQIENDLKITQGYFEKYY from the coding sequence ATGACGACAGAAATTATTGCTATTGGAATGTTTGATGGTGTTCATCTCGGTCATCAACAGGTTCTTAAAACTGCTGTTAACTACGCCAAACAACATAAAATAAAAAGCGCTGTTCTGACTTTTGATTATATCCCGACGAAAAATCACGGTAATCTTACAACACTCAATGAAAAAGCAAAAATTATAAGATCGTTTGATATAGATAAAATTACGATTCTACAATTTGGCAAAATAAAAAATTTGACACCACAGCAGTTTATAGAAAATTATTTAAAAAATTGCTATGGTATCGTTGTTGGCTGCGATTTTAAATTTGGCAAAGACAGACAGGGTAACCTGCAAACACTAAAAAAATTCTGCAAAAATGTAATCAGTGTAAAACCGGTAAAGTACAGAAACAAAATCGTTTCCTCAACACTGGTTAAAAAAAAACTGATTTCAGGTAACATTGAACTATCTAATAATCTGCTTGGCAGAAATTATACATTTGAAGGAAAGGTTATAAAAGGTTCAGGCCTCGGGAAAAAACTCGGTTTCCCGACGGCAAACTTAACTGCCAAAAAAGAAAAAATCCTGCCTGAAGGAATTTTTATATCAAAAGTAAAAATTGGTAATAAAAAAAGGTGGGGATATCGGGCTATAACATACATCGGCAGAAAACCCACGCTTGGATTATCTACTAAAACAGTTGAGATTTATATCCTCGGTTTTAAGCAACAGTTATACAACAAAAAAATAGTTGTTGAGTTGCTTTCCAAAATCAGAGACGATAAAAAATTCCCATCTGTTAAAAAACTTGCAAAACAGATTGAAAATGACTTAAAAATTACACAGGGATATTTTGAAAAATACTATTAA